A window of the Hordeum vulgare subsp. vulgare chromosome 5H, MorexV3_pseudomolecules_assembly, whole genome shotgun sequence genome harbors these coding sequences:
- the LOC123396000 gene encoding protein GAMETE EXPRESSED 1-like yields MRKNASFVLLILACLWLCPRRSSGLSWNIFSSRSSSAAGDRAPMMELDGAVADFSMDGTNNPRGLKLLENARNKLAGPKNCWQEAYRNLFAGCGEIMADKERQARLAWHLSSCYQEDSGRPAFPSCAGGSRMVHCRKNLGDSESKVFLEFFLETNTLCHQLQAEAFKHSTERLVNDLTRSSKSAEEKLEVIEARSEEIIKESGKVQDALSSMEAQADRLAETSKGVGAQIDDVLAHSRAISDRSKEIAASQAELKEGQAEMRVKIEAGMERIQESYDRLGDGMGKLTEEAVGIQKEIATVGDVMSSKMLVLQGTADEIGSVAGKSLENQMQLLDGQSKAMDGLTSLHTFQSQALEESRETLEKFAQFGQRQQEELLSKQEQIRQAHDHLILNSHSILAAQEEFRAKQANIFAALDKLYILHNAILAESRFIKAFFFYCCIVFLIYMLTSAKQTFSIRGQLYFGLCITLLLEMGLIKFAAGNFDNQFWVLSKVFLVRLLFLAAATIQILHSIFTFRDYEVLNHRLLQTLVEKVRTLEENAGDRMLSYGSESDESLRNYSWVFDELADEVDSKADPNYVLPEQTDRRYNALPEEVAENSITTSGSRRYNLRRRSKQ; encoded by the exons ATGAGGAAAAATGCATCGTTTGTGCTGTTGATTTTGGCCTGCTTGTGGCTATGCCCTCGGCGGAGCAGCGGGCTATCATGGAACATTTTCTCGTCACGGTCGTCCTCGGCGGCCGGTGACCGGGCCCCGATGATGGAGCTCGACGGCGCGGTGGCCGACTTCTCAATGGACGGCACCAACAACCCGCGAGGGCTGAAGCTGCTGGAGAACGCGCGGAACAAGCTCGCGGGGCCCAAGAACTGCTGGCAGGAGGCGTACCGCAACCTCTTCGCCGGCTGCGGCGAGATCATGGCCGACAAGGAGCGTCAGGCGCGCCTCGCGTGGCACCTCAGCAGCTGCTACCAGGAGGACTCTGGCCGGCCGGCCTTCCCGTCCTGCGCCGGCGGGTCCAGGATGGTGCACTGCCGCAAGAATCTGGGCGACTCCGAGAGCAAGGTGTTCCTCGAGTTCTTCCTGGAGACCAACACGCTGTGCCACCAGCTGCAGGCGGAGGCCTTCAAGCACAGCACGGAGCGGCTGGTGAACGACCTCACGAGGTCCTCCAAGTCGGCGGAGGAGAAGCTGGAGGTGATCGAGGCACGGTCGGAGGAGATCATCAAGGAGTCCGGCAAGGTGCAGGACGCGCTGTCGTCCATGGAGGCGCAGGCGGACCGCCTCGCCGAGACGTCCAAGGGCGTCGGCGCGCAGATCGACGACGTGCTCGCGCACTCCAGGGCCATCTCCGACCGGTCCAAGGAGATCGCCGCCTCCCAGGCGGAGCTCAAGGAGGGGCAGGCCGAGATGAGGGTGAAGATCGAGGCCGGCATGGAGCGCATCCAGGAGTCGTACGACAGGCTCGGGGACGGGATGGGGAAGCTCACGGAGGAGGCCGTGGGCATTCAGAAGGAGATTGCAACTGTCGGCGACGTGATGTCTTCCAAGATGCTGGTTCTGCAGGGCACCGCGGATGAGATCGGGAGTGTGGCGGGCAAATCGCTGGAGAACCAGATGCAGCTCTTGGATGGGCAGAGTAAGGCCATGGATGGATTGACCAGCCTCCACACCTTTCAGTCACAGGCTCTCGAGGAAAGCAG GGAAACTTTGGAGAAATTTGCACAGTTTGGGCAGCGTCAGCAGGAAGAGCTGTTGTCCAAGCAGGAGCAGATCCGGCAGGCTCATGATCATCTCATCCTGAATTCACACTCCATACTAGCAGCTCAG GAGGAGTTCAGAGCGAAGCAGGCCAACATCTTCGCGGCGCTGGACAAGCTCTACATCCTCCACAACGCCATTCTGGCCGAGTCCCGCTTCATCAAGGCCTTCTTCTTCTACTGCTGCATCGTCTTCCTCATCTACATGCTTACCAGCGCCAAGCAGACGTTCAGCATCAGAGGCCAGCTTTACTTCG gTCTGTGCATCACGCTCCTGCTAGAGATGGGTCTGATCAAGTTTGCAGCCGGCAACTTCGACAACCAGTTCTGGGTCCTGTCCAAGGTGTTCTTGGTCAGATTGTTGTTCCTGGCTGCCGCCACGATTCAGATATTGCATTCCATATTCACATTCAG GGACTACGAAGTTCTGAACCATCGGCTGCTCCAGACGCTGGTGGAGAAGGTGAGGACACTAGAAGAGAATGCAGGCGACAGGATGCTCTCCTACGGCTCGGAAAGCGACGAGAGCCTGAGGAATTACTCGTGGGTCTTCGACGAGCTGGCGGACGAGGTGGACAGCAAAGCCGATCCTAACTACGTGTTGCCTGAGCAAACTGACCGGAGGTACAACGCCCTGCCGGAAGAAGTCGCCGAGAATTCCATCACGACGTCCGGTAGCCGGAGGTACAACCTGCGGCGGCGCAGCAAGCAGTGA